The Paenibacillus uliginis N3/975 genome has a window encoding:
- a CDS encoding B12-binding domain-containing radical SAM protein has product MKVILSTLNAKYIHTSLAIRCLKAYSEKDFDIELTEYTIKDLVMNIVSDLFQRKPNVIGFSCYIWNIEETIKVIDIVKKVMPEVTIILGGPEVSYDTTYWMERLHNVDFIIMGEGEETLNHLLKEIEGDRKYHFVYGTAYRKNGEVIINPPRPKNDLNDLPSPHRFAEDIPHLGKRVVYFETSRGCPFNCQFCLSSIEVGVRYIDIERTKSDLLYLIDHGAKLIKFVDRTFNIKRDYALEMFQFLIENHRGCVFQFEITADIMRPEVLEYLAENAPPGIFRFEIGVQSTNDPTNQLVKRRQNFSKLSRTVSIIKASGKIDQHLDLIAGLPLEDYDTFRMTFNDVFALGPEELQLGFLKMLRGTGMRIDAHKYNYTYMDHAPYEILGSDVLPFSDIVRLKRLEDVLEKYWNAHRMDHTLNYLMTQEFPSPFDFFQQFGDYWEAQGWQKIGHQLEDLFTRLTAFLENRQTPHMEIITGLMKFDYFLGHKYKPRKIWWDFVQDKNEWSAQLKQAVDQQGDFTGGFAKLGLGERELQKHAMIEVLPFNLEEVIHHGGSGTSANGESGQTPSRTMLVVLYQQSEDGRPLYFTKAV; this is encoded by the coding sequence ATGAAAGTCATTTTGTCCACTTTAAACGCCAAATACATCCACACATCCCTTGCTATCCGCTGTCTTAAGGCTTACAGCGAGAAGGACTTTGATATTGAGCTGACAGAGTATACGATCAAGGACCTGGTGATGAACATCGTCTCCGATCTGTTTCAGCGGAAGCCCAACGTTATTGGCTTTTCCTGTTATATATGGAATATCGAAGAGACGATTAAAGTCATTGATATTGTCAAAAAGGTTATGCCTGAGGTTACGATTATTTTGGGAGGACCGGAGGTTTCTTACGATACGACTTACTGGATGGAGCGACTGCATAACGTAGATTTCATCATTATGGGTGAGGGAGAGGAGACGCTGAATCACCTCTTGAAGGAGATCGAAGGCGACCGCAAATATCATTTTGTGTACGGAACCGCTTATCGTAAGAACGGTGAGGTGATCATTAATCCTCCGCGTCCGAAAAACGATCTGAACGATCTGCCGTCACCGCATCGGTTTGCGGAGGATATCCCTCATTTGGGCAAGCGGGTCGTCTACTTTGAGACAAGCCGAGGCTGTCCTTTTAACTGCCAGTTCTGTCTTTCGAGCATTGAGGTGGGCGTCCGTTATATTGATATTGAGCGTACGAAGTCCGATCTTTTATATCTCATTGATCATGGCGCCAAACTGATCAAGTTTGTGGACCGCACATTCAATATTAAAAGAGATTATGCTCTCGAAATGTTTCAATTCTTGATTGAGAATCATCGGGGCTGTGTATTCCAATTTGAAATTACGGCAGATATTATGCGACCCGAGGTGCTTGAATATTTGGCGGAAAATGCGCCTCCGGGCATCTTCCGGTTTGAGATCGGTGTGCAGTCCACGAATGACCCGACGAACCAGCTTGTAAAGCGCCGTCAAAATTTCTCGAAGCTATCTCGTACCGTCAGCATAATTAAGGCGAGTGGAAAGATTGACCAGCATTTGGACTTAATAGCGGGTCTGCCGCTCGAAGATTACGACACATTCCGCATGACGTTTAATGACGTATTCGCACTCGGACCGGAGGAGCTACAGCTCGGGTTCCTGAAAATGCTGCGAGGTACCGGAATGCGAATCGATGCACATAAATACAATTACACGTACATGGATCATGCGCCGTACGAAATTCTGGGCAGTGATGTTTTGCCATTCTCGGACATTGTCAGATTGAAGCGGCTGGAGGATGTGTTGGAAAAATACTGGAATGCACACCGCATGGACCATACGCTGAATTATTTAATGACACAAGAATTCCCGTCGCCTTTCGATTTCTTTCAGCAGTTCGGAGATTACTGGGAGGCCCAAGGCTGGCAAAAAATCGGTCATCAGCTGGAGGATCTGTTCACACGTTTGACAGCATTCCTCGAAAACCGGCAAACCCCGCATATGGAGATCATTACAGGGCTAATGAAATTCGATTATTTCCTGGGACATAAGTATAAACCGCGCAAAATTTGGTGGGATTTCGTTCAGGATAAGAACGAATGGTCTGCCCAATTGAAACAGGCTGTTGATCAACAAGGTGACTTCACGGGCGGCTTTGCCAAGCTTGGATTGGGTGAACGTGAATTGCAAAAGCATGCAATGATCGAGGTGCTTCCGTTTAATCTGGAAGAAGTTATTCATCATGGCGGCTCTGGGACTTCTGCCAACGGGGAAAGCGGACAAACTCCTTCCCGTACGATGCTGGTCGTGCTGTATCAGCAATCAGAGGATGGTCGTCCGTTATATTTTACAAAAGCTGTTTAA
- a CDS encoding chitinase codes for MRKGLLGMLGKPRRILPLLVVVALIMSLLPVVASAADRGPWASNVSYTVDDTVTYSGNTYKTIQSHTSLTGWEPPNVPAMWQLVQGGGEGGSDTIAPTTPANVTVSGVTSNSVTLSWLASTDNVGVTGYDVYQGTSLAISVIGTTATITGLSASTTYSFKVIAKDGAGNLSPASETVNATTAGGTGGGGGQLPKHILTGYWQNFINGASNLKVRDIPNQYDIIVLSFAEMDPANPGGVTFNVDPSLSTALGGYSDADLFSDIQAKRAQGKKVILSIGGELGNINLNNASPNVTNFVNSMYGIITQFGLDGVDIDLEQGMNVPNLTNAIRQLQQKVGSDFILTMAPQTIDMQNSTTSYIQLYNNLKDITTVINVQYYNSGCMLGRDGKCYTQGSVDFLTALSDLTLQWVAPSQLGIGVPATPSAAGGGYVSPTVVNNALNCLATGNSCGSYKPVAKYPDIRGAMTWSINWDATTNYSLANTVKPFLITLP; via the coding sequence ATGAGAAAAGGTTTATTGGGAATGCTGGGCAAGCCGAGAAGAATTTTGCCGTTATTGGTCGTTGTAGCGTTGATTATGAGCTTGCTGCCGGTGGTAGCTTCTGCAGCCGACCGGGGCCCGTGGGCATCTAATGTATCCTATACCGTAGACGACACGGTCACGTATAGTGGAAATACCTATAAGACTATTCAATCTCACACTTCATTAACAGGATGGGAACCGCCTAACGTACCTGCGATGTGGCAGCTTGTTCAAGGTGGAGGCGAAGGCGGTAGTGATACCATAGCTCCGACAACTCCAGCGAATGTAACTGTAAGTGGAGTCACCTCTAATAGTGTAACGTTATCCTGGCTGGCGTCTACGGATAACGTAGGTGTGACAGGTTATGATGTGTATCAGGGTACATCGCTGGCTATATCAGTAATCGGTACTACAGCTACAATTACCGGACTTTCAGCCAGCACAACATACTCCTTTAAGGTTATTGCCAAAGATGGTGCAGGTAATCTCTCCCCGGCAAGTGAAACGGTGAATGCGACAACCGCAGGAGGGACAGGCGGGGGTGGTGGTCAGCTACCGAAGCATATACTGACAGGATACTGGCAGAACTTTATCAATGGCGCCAGCAACTTGAAAGTGAGAGATATACCAAACCAGTACGATATTATTGTATTGTCGTTTGCTGAAATGGATCCTGCTAATCCAGGCGGTGTCACTTTTAATGTAGATCCTTCATTGTCTACAGCTCTGGGAGGGTATTCGGATGCCGATCTGTTTTCGGATATTCAGGCTAAACGTGCACAAGGGAAGAAGGTCATTTTGTCCATTGGAGGAGAACTGGGCAATATTAATTTAAATAACGCTTCACCTAATGTGACGAATTTTGTGAATAGTATGTATGGTATCATTACTCAATTTGGTCTTGATGGTGTGGATATCGATCTGGAGCAAGGCATGAATGTACCTAATCTAACCAATGCGATTCGTCAGTTACAGCAAAAAGTCGGAAGTGATTTTATTCTGACGATGGCTCCTCAAACGATAGACATGCAGAATTCGACTACATCCTATATACAGCTTTATAACAACCTGAAGGATATTACAACCGTAATTAACGTGCAATATTACAACTCTGGATGTATGCTGGGTCGTGACGGAAAATGTTATACACAGGGTAGCGTGGATTTCTTGACTGCTCTTTCGGATTTGACATTGCAGTGGGTAGCACCTTCCCAATTAGGTATAGGTGTCCCCGCTACACCTTCAGCAGCAGGGGGAGGATATGTCTCTCCAACGGTCGTTAATAATGCGCTGAACTGTCTGGCGACCGGCAACAGCTGTGGAAGCTATAAGCCAGTTGCTAAGTACCCGGATATCCGGGGGGCAATGACATGGTCAATCAACTGGGATGCGACCACTAACTATAGTCTAGCCAACACGGTGAAGCCTTTCTTGATTACACTTCCTTGA
- a CDS encoding response regulator — protein sequence MTNLKINVIIADDNSFIREGMRIILTSFPEFDVLATVEDGAQAVVFCEQNVVDVALLDVRMPNMNGVEATQLLTSRTQTKPLILTTFDDDEYILNAIKYGAKGYLLKNNDPELIRSAIISVHKGHNVLQDAVLEKIKSNLTTDNGKVSSAERAVGFDASSYTEREMSVIELIAKGLSNKEISKRLFISEGTIANYVTSILGKSGLEHRTQIAVYYLSGEID from the coding sequence GTGACCAACCTGAAGATAAATGTAATTATTGCAGATGACAATTCGTTTATCCGGGAAGGGATGAGAATTATTCTGACATCCTTCCCGGAATTCGATGTTCTGGCAACGGTAGAGGACGGAGCTCAGGCAGTGGTGTTCTGTGAACAGAACGTAGTCGATGTGGCGCTGCTTGATGTACGGATGCCGAATATGAACGGGGTTGAAGCAACGCAGTTGTTGACGAGCCGTACGCAGACGAAGCCGTTGATCCTGACAACGTTTGATGATGATGAATATATCTTGAATGCTATTAAATATGGCGCTAAAGGATATCTGTTGAAAAATAACGATCCTGAGCTGATCCGAAGCGCGATTATAAGCGTACATAAAGGTCATAATGTACTGCAGGATGCAGTGCTGGAAAAGATTAAGTCCAACCTAACCACAGACAATGGCAAGGTTTCGAGCGCGGAGCGTGCGGTAGGATTCGATGCGTCTTCATATACCGAGCGGGAGATGAGTGTTATTGAATTGATCGCCAAAGGATTGTCAAACAAAGAAATTTCCAAGAGGCTGTTTATCTCGGAAGGGACAATCGCTAATTATGTGACCTCGATTCTCGGCAAGTCAGGTCTGGAACATCGAACGCAAATTGCAGTTTACTATCTTTCAGGGGAAATCGATTAA
- a CDS encoding sensor histidine kinase — protein sequence MAKHIGSIMMWGIGYKIVLLMYVFASAVTSNISISPWFILSILLYLSLNILLNIVQPHRAKQSLAAMSIFLVIVSSLYVDQQLILLLPMSFYEVVNGIRIRIRTWTSLVLVLIPLAFIDKDLQILYACLSMTSFILYTSIRTSRHRIAAYQDDMERMREDIKRLTRSLNDNRAYLLQSEYTSKLEERNRMSQEIHDKIGHAMTGALIQMEASKRMLQVHSDQAAELLNNAIQISKDGIEDIRHVLKETKPPLEQLGINRLKLLIDAFSVTHSIQTVLTYKGNVDAITPLQWKIIMENTQEAMTNAVKYSECSKLSIDILVLDTVIKAEVADNGNGAKQVVKGLGILGMEERTASVSGRIIVDGSRGFSVTTLLPKTSV from the coding sequence GTGGCTAAGCATATTGGATCCATCATGATGTGGGGGATCGGTTACAAGATCGTTCTTCTGATGTATGTGTTCGCGTCTGCCGTCACATCGAATATTTCTATTTCACCCTGGTTTATTTTATCAATATTGCTGTATCTAAGTTTAAATATCCTTCTGAATATTGTTCAACCTCATAGGGCCAAGCAGTCGCTGGCAGCGATGTCCATTTTTCTCGTGATTGTAAGCTCTCTCTATGTAGATCAGCAGTTGATCCTGTTATTACCGATGAGTTTCTATGAGGTTGTTAACGGTATCCGTATAAGGATACGTACATGGACGTCACTGGTATTAGTTCTGATTCCACTTGCTTTTATCGATAAGGACTTGCAGATCCTTTATGCTTGTCTGTCAATGACCAGTTTCATTTTGTACACAAGCATCAGAACCTCTAGGCACAGAATAGCTGCTTACCAGGACGATATGGAGCGTATGCGTGAAGATATTAAGCGGTTAACCAGAAGCCTGAATGACAATCGTGCATATCTTTTACAGTCTGAATATACCTCCAAGCTGGAGGAGCGTAATCGGATGTCTCAAGAAATTCACGATAAGATTGGGCACGCCATGACGGGTGCACTAATTCAAATGGAAGCGTCGAAGCGGATGCTTCAGGTTCATTCGGATCAAGCCGCAGAGCTACTGAATAATGCAATTCAAATATCTAAAGATGGGATCGAAGATATACGGCATGTATTAAAAGAGACCAAACCTCCACTCGAGCAGCTGGGCATTAACCGGTTGAAGCTACTCATTGATGCATTTTCCGTCACCCACTCGATTCAAACGGTTTTGACGTATAAGGGAAATGTTGATGCCATTACGCCGCTTCAGTGGAAGATTATTATGGAAAACACACAGGAAGCCATGACCAATGCGGTGAAATATTCAGAATGCAGTAAGTTGTCGATCGATATACTGGTCTTGGATACAGTCATTAAGGCTGAAGTAGCGGATAACGGAAATGGAGCGAAACAGGTGGTCAAAGGTCTCGGCATTCTGGGCATGGAGGAAAGAACAGCATCAGTCAGCGGAAGAATTATCGTTGACGGATCGAGAGGATTTTCTGTGACCACATTGCTACCGAAAACCTCTGTATGA
- a CDS encoding DoxX family protein — protein MANVSIVMQSILIFLFSILSLQKMFGAKQQIDIFWRLDLPQWFRIVTGVVQCIGAIGLVIGFWIPWAAAAAGVWLFITMVGGMAAHFRVKDPIDKVVPAFVLALMAAAITAINLAEGW, from the coding sequence TTGGCGAATGTATCCATCGTTATGCAAAGTATTTTGATATTTTTATTTTCTATACTAAGTCTCCAGAAAATGTTCGGAGCAAAGCAGCAGATCGACATATTCTGGCGGTTAGACCTGCCACAATGGTTCCGAATAGTAACGGGAGTTGTACAGTGTATCGGTGCAATAGGACTTGTCATCGGATTCTGGATACCTTGGGCCGCAGCTGCAGCAGGGGTTTGGCTATTTATTACCATGGTCGGTGGCATGGCGGCTCATTTCAGGGTCAAAGATCCGATAGATAAGGTTGTGCCGGCTTTCGTGCTGGCGTTGATGGCGGCAGCGATTACAGCTATTAACTTAGCTGAGGGGTGGTAA
- a CDS encoding ABC transporter ATP-binding protein translates to MNVLEIRNLTKAFDDSIAVDNLSMAIQEGEIFGFLGANGAGKSTVTNMIASLLPATKGSIKIMGKSIETQSHFAKRNIGIVPQEIAIYENMTAFENVHFFAGLYGLRGAELKERTEEALAFVGLADKHKSYPNNFSGGMKRRLNIACAIGHRPKLLIMDEPTVGIDPQSRNYILNSVRKLNQMGCTIMYTSHYMEEVEEICTRVAIIDHGKIIAEGTKEQLKSMMTNTKNIWIKLSSMESVPIERIKAVKGVNTVQLEEHILKINSSAEVNNLNDIIHTLVENGIEIRALESHEPNLETIFLTLTGRNLRD, encoded by the coding sequence ATGAACGTTCTGGAAATTAGGAATTTAACTAAAGCGTTTGATGATTCTATAGCGGTAGACAATTTATCGATGGCCATACAGGAAGGTGAAATTTTCGGATTTCTTGGAGCGAACGGTGCCGGAAAAAGCACGGTGACCAACATGATCGCATCCTTGCTTCCCGCAACCAAGGGGAGCATTAAGATTATGGGGAAAAGCATTGAAACACAAAGTCATTTTGCGAAGAGAAACATCGGCATCGTTCCCCAAGAGATCGCCATTTATGAAAATATGACAGCTTTTGAAAATGTGCATTTTTTTGCAGGGCTATATGGCTTGCGAGGAGCAGAGCTGAAGGAACGAACGGAAGAAGCTCTTGCCTTTGTTGGACTCGCGGATAAGCACAAGAGCTACCCCAATAATTTCTCAGGCGGCATGAAGCGTAGACTTAACATCGCCTGTGCCATCGGACATAGGCCTAAGCTGCTCATTATGGATGAGCCTACGGTGGGTATTGATCCGCAGTCAAGAAATTATATTTTGAACTCCGTCCGGAAGCTTAACCAGATGGGTTGTACGATTATGTATACGAGCCATTACATGGAGGAGGTCGAGGAAATCTGCACCCGCGTGGCCATTATCGATCATGGGAAGATCATCGCGGAGGGGACGAAGGAGCAGTTGAAATCGATGATGACGAATACAAAAAATATCTGGATCAAGCTGTCGTCCATGGAGTCAGTGCCAATCGAGCGGATCAAAGCGGTGAAAGGTGTTAACACAGTCCAATTGGAAGAACATATTCTGAAAATCAATTCCTCTGCCGAGGTTAACAACCTGAACGATATCATTCATACGCTGGTCGAGAACGGGATTGAAATTCGCGCTCTAGAGTCACATGAGCCTAATTTGGAGACGATTTTTCTTACTTTAACTGGAAGGAATCTGCGGGATTGA
- a CDS encoding ABC transporter permease gives MNILLIVRKELLSFRDIRLTIFLLILPSVLILLLGSVMNHMFNPRVSIQDIDLLYKYTASSDLSRDKWNEFTQGSKQSGIYFEAATDEMDWKDEVQSGKYTGYVEISNNGLHYALNSRQSLEGSIVQDTLAAFATHTGLSADMTKTNLDLEVLSETGNSDFIKERILKAPAQTDAVHYFAIAVITTIIMYTALSAGNLMEEERKRNTMMRLMVAPVSRTEIMIGKVGGAAVQQVLSILLAVLVSSVFFRVDWGGGDFGLVFLILLTHIIFALSLGIGISYILKGEASKTVIMVILQLAMFFGGSYYPVENMTGFMKNVSNFSPLQWTNKAIIQIVHGNDTEAALAAMVMNIGLSVCLLGAAVLVRQTIWRAAK, from the coding sequence GTGAATATATTATTGATTGTCAGAAAAGAGCTGTTATCTTTCCGCGACATCCGTTTGACCATATTCTTACTCATATTGCCGAGCGTGCTTATTCTTCTATTGGGATCTGTGATGAATCATATGTTTAATCCCCGTGTGTCCATCCAAGATATAGATCTGCTCTACAAATATACAGCTTCATCAGATCTCTCAAGGGATAAGTGGAACGAGTTTACTCAAGGGTCGAAACAAAGCGGGATTTACTTCGAGGCTGCGACGGATGAAATGGACTGGAAGGATGAGGTCCAGAGTGGTAAGTATACAGGGTATGTTGAGATTAGTAATAACGGACTGCACTATGCCTTGAACAGTAGACAGAGCTTGGAAGGCAGCATCGTTCAGGACACACTAGCCGCGTTCGCCACGCATACCGGATTGTCTGCTGATATGACTAAGACGAATCTTGACCTGGAGGTCTTATCCGAAACCGGAAATAGCGACTTCATAAAGGAGCGGATCCTGAAGGCCCCGGCACAAACTGATGCGGTTCATTATTTTGCGATAGCTGTGATAACGACGATTATTATGTACACTGCATTAAGCGCGGGTAATCTGATGGAAGAAGAACGAAAGCGCAATACGATGATGCGGCTGATGGTTGCACCGGTATCAAGAACTGAGATCATGATCGGCAAAGTTGGAGGAGCTGCAGTACAGCAGGTTCTATCCATCCTTCTGGCTGTGCTTGTCAGCTCTGTTTTTTTTCGGGTCGATTGGGGAGGTGGGGATTTCGGGCTCGTGTTCCTGATCCTGCTTACTCATATCATCTTCGCTCTCAGTCTTGGAATTGGAATCAGCTATATCCTAAAGGGAGAGGCGTCCAAGACGGTCATTATGGTCATTTTACAGCTAGCGATGTTTTTTGGTGGCTCGTATTATCCTGTTGAGAACATGACCGGATTTATGAAAAACGTTTCTAATTTCTCACCTTTGCAATGGACAAATAAGGCGATAATCCAGATTGTCCATGGGAATGACACGGAGGCTGCTCTGGCTGCGATGGTGATGAACATCGGGTTGTCTGTATGCTTGCTGGGTGCAGCTGTACTGGTGCGTCAAACGATTTGGAGGGCTGCGAAGTGA
- a CDS encoding ABC transporter permease: MLWLMRNIWRSTIRSKILPVYLMLPLLGVFLSALTYSSAEDETVLRIGVANLDKTQLAEDAVQYLDGLSHIQVQMVDLSALDGEVASGRLEGGVIFEQGFSEGVHSGKPGGLQMVSVDGEQATRHIKGLLAGYVNDLDAIARIAKGDETVFAELYNQARSKSVSLSGEMVDDISADQQKSRQSIGYLITLMLFFAMSLAGNILREKENRTYFRVLTAPITSRSYYVSNMVVHLFVMAVQVIVTLLVMRFAFRIDGGLPLWQMFVLLVIFALVAISISMVIVASARSTALATAVQSLLIVPTSLMAGCLLPIETMPAWIQKTASFLPQRWLLDTLHSLQQNGISKDVYLNISILLAFTVTFSLLAVYMFERNEDTRVFV, translated from the coding sequence ATGCTTTGGCTGATGCGGAATATATGGCGCTCAACGATCCGCAGTAAAATTCTCCCGGTATATTTAATGCTACCGCTGCTGGGTGTTTTTTTATCGGCGTTAACATACAGCAGTGCGGAGGATGAGACTGTGCTACGGATTGGTGTTGCAAATCTGGATAAAACTCAGCTGGCCGAGGACGCCGTACAGTATTTGGATGGACTAAGCCATATTCAGGTCCAAATGGTTGATTTGTCTGCTTTAGATGGTGAGGTCGCATCTGGCCGACTTGAGGGGGGAGTGATCTTTGAGCAGGGATTTTCCGAAGGAGTACATTCCGGTAAACCGGGCGGACTGCAGATGGTGTCCGTTGATGGAGAACAGGCAACGAGACATATAAAAGGACTTCTTGCCGGATATGTGAATGATCTCGATGCCATAGCGCGTATCGCAAAAGGTGATGAAACTGTTTTTGCTGAGTTGTACAACCAGGCTCGCAGTAAATCCGTGTCATTATCGGGTGAAATGGTGGATGATATTTCTGCTGATCAGCAAAAGAGCAGGCAGTCGATCGGCTATCTCATCACTCTCATGCTGTTTTTTGCAATGTCTTTAGCCGGAAACATTCTCCGCGAAAAAGAGAACCGGACCTATTTCAGGGTGCTGACTGCACCAATAACATCTAGGTCCTATTATGTTTCGAATATGGTGGTTCATTTGTTCGTCATGGCGGTGCAGGTCATCGTCACATTACTGGTGATGAGGTTTGCTTTTCGGATCGATGGCGGTTTACCGCTCTGGCAGATGTTTGTGCTACTGGTGATTTTTGCTCTGGTGGCAATCAGTATATCGATGGTCATCGTTGCATCTGCTCGGAGTACGGCACTCGCAACAGCTGTACAATCTCTGCTGATCGTTCCTACCAGTCTTATGGCTGGCTGTTTACTTCCAATCGAGACAATGCCGGCCTGGATTCAGAAAACGGCTTCTTTTTTGCCACAGCGGTGGCTGCTCGACACGCTTCATTCGCTGCAGCAGAACGGCATATCGAAAGATGTATATCTGAACATTTCGATTCTGTTAGCGTTCACCGTCACATTTTCATTGCTGGCGGTCTATATGTTTGAAAGGAACGAGGATACGCGGGTATTTGTGTAG
- a CDS encoding SulP family inorganic anion transporter, with amino-acid sequence MKWTGQFSGYSASAFRKDLISGCIVGIVAIPLGMAFAIASGVKPEYGLYTTIIAGILISLLGGSRFQIGGPTGAFIPILLAIVIQYGYENLLIAGFLAGIFLVLMGLLRLGSLIRFIPKPVTVGFTSGIAVIIFSGQISNFLGLQGVERHEYFFYNMKEIVLRISSMNLYSVLIAAICLTTLIITPKYLPKVPGSLVGIIVSTLIAALLFPGKVTTIGSAYGIIPGGLPQFAPLELTWDRVVMMLQPALIIAMLGSIESLLSAVVADEITGTRHNSNRELIGQGVANMATPLFGGIPATGAIARTATNIKSGAVSPISGIIHGVVVLMIVVLFAPYASNIPLASMAPILMVVAWNMSEYKTFTHMLRTRTTDSLILLVTFLLTVFTTLTVAVQAGLALAVILFIKRMSSMLAVNKVLPDHSSNKEKVQPHMVTEDRDCPQIGIYNVEGTLFFGASYTFESFGQKLLAAPDLRVVLLRMGKVPFMDTTGESNFSRLINRLMERGVVVIISGIRPQPKKLLVKTGCYSMIGEDRFFEHTGEALNYALENIQYNKCLGCTQYAFRECSKLSTKGILNDKHIS; translated from the coding sequence ATGAAATGGACGGGTCAATTTAGTGGTTACTCGGCAAGTGCTTTTCGCAAGGATTTGATATCTGGCTGTATCGTGGGGATTGTCGCCATTCCTTTAGGGATGGCTTTTGCCATAGCTTCAGGGGTAAAGCCGGAGTACGGGCTGTATACAACGATTATTGCAGGCATACTGATCTCCCTGCTCGGCGGCTCAAGATTTCAGATCGGCGGACCAACCGGGGCTTTTATTCCGATTTTGCTCGCTATTGTCATTCAGTATGGTTATGAGAACTTGCTGATCGCCGGATTTCTAGCGGGAATATTCCTCGTGCTTATGGGGCTTCTTCGTCTGGGTTCCCTGATCAGATTCATTCCCAAGCCAGTAACCGTTGGATTTACATCAGGGATTGCCGTCATTATTTTCAGTGGGCAAATATCTAATTTCCTTGGACTGCAAGGCGTAGAGCGCCATGAATACTTCTTTTATAACATGAAAGAGATCGTCTTACGGATTTCCTCAATGAATCTGTACAGTGTGCTAATCGCAGCTATCTGCCTCACCACACTAATTATAACTCCTAAGTATTTGCCTAAAGTTCCAGGCTCGCTCGTAGGTATCATCGTTTCCACTTTGATTGCTGCCTTGCTGTTCCCAGGCAAAGTAACGACAATAGGGTCCGCTTATGGAATCATTCCTGGAGGTCTGCCCCAATTTGCACCCCTGGAACTAACCTGGGATCGCGTCGTTATGATGCTTCAGCCTGCTCTAATTATCGCTATGCTTGGAAGTATTGAATCGCTGCTGTCGGCTGTTGTAGCTGATGAAATAACGGGTACTAGGCATAACAGCAACCGAGAACTAATCGGACAGGGCGTGGCCAACATGGCGACCCCTCTGTTCGGTGGAATTCCAGCTACGGGCGCCATTGCACGTACAGCAACGAACATTAAAAGTGGCGCAGTATCTCCAATTTCAGGAATTATTCATGGTGTCGTAGTCTTGATGATTGTTGTCCTGTTCGCCCCTTATGCCTCCAATATTCCGCTGGCAAGTATGGCCCCGATTTTAATGGTTGTAGCCTGGAATATGAGTGAATATAAAACTTTTACTCATATGCTCAGAACACGGACCACAGACTCGCTTATCCTGCTTGTTACTTTCCTGCTGACGGTGTTTACTACACTAACGGTAGCCGTTCAGGCTGGGCTGGCTTTGGCTGTTATTTTGTTCATCAAACGAATGAGCAGCATGCTAGCGGTAAATAAAGTATTGCCGGACCACTCCTCCAATAAAGAAAAGGTGCAACCGCATATGGTAACCGAAGATCGTGACTGTCCACAAATTGGCATATATAATGTCGAGGGCACTTTATTCTTCGGCGCTTCCTACACTTTTGAGAGCTTCGGACAGAAGCTTTTGGCAGCCCCCGATCTTCGAGTCGTTCTGCTTCGCATGGGCAAAGTACCGTTTATGGATACGACCGGCGAATCCAATTTTTCCAGACTGATCAATCGCCTAATGGAACGTGGGGTCGTCGTCATCATCTCCGGGATACGTCCGCAGCCCAAGAAACTGCTTGTGAAGACTGGATGCTATTCCATGATTGGTGAGGATCGCTTCTTCGAACACACGGGAGAAGCATTAAATTACGCTTTGGAAAATATTCAATATAACAAATGCCTGGGGTGCACCCAGTATGCGTTCCGTGAATGTTCGAAGTTAAGCACCAAGGGAATTTTGAATGATAAGCATATTTCTTAA
- a CDS encoding ArsR/SmtB family transcription factor produces MDRNIQQFKADFFKALAHPMRIRILEILSQGERNVNELQVMLGSEGSAVSQQLAVLRAKNLVNSVKEGTTVIYSLRDPLISDLLGVARQIFNNHLVESISLLEDISKQ; encoded by the coding sequence ATGGACCGAAACATTCAACAGTTTAAAGCCGATTTTTTCAAAGCACTCGCTCATCCAATGAGAATCCGTATCCTGGAAATCTTGAGCCAGGGGGAGCGAAATGTTAATGAGCTTCAGGTAATGCTAGGATCGGAGGGCTCAGCCGTATCCCAACAGCTTGCTGTACTACGCGCTAAAAATTTGGTTAACAGCGTGAAGGAAGGAACAACGGTGATCTATTCACTTCGAGATCCGCTGATCAGCGATCTGCTCGGAGTAGCCCGGCAAATTTTTAACAATCATTTGGTGGAGTCGATTTCACTCTTAGAGGATATCAGCAAGCAATGA